In the bacterium SCSIO 12741 genome, AGTTTCGGCGTAGATTGAATCTACGACGTGATATTTATAAGTGTTTAGATTCCGTTCAGCGTAATTTTAAGGTTCAAATCCCGCTGACTCCATCGTGCTGATCAGTTTTTAATTCAAATCACTTCTTTTTCATAAATCATCGGAAGAGAAAAATCATCTTGAATAATAATTCGAGCCTCCATCTCGAAAACGAGTTCTTTTATGGGTAATTGTTCAGTTGCCGGAGATGAATTCGTTGCCATGGGCAAGATGGAGAACTTATTTCTAACCAATCCATTGTTTTATTTTTTGCTCCATTTCGAAGAGATGCGTTCCATTCGGCATATGCTTGCAATCCTTCAGCAGGTGAACGTCTTTTAGGTTCTGGAACACAACTTTTGCTTGTTTTAGGACCTTGTCATCCGGGAAGAATACGTCGTCGTCAGCCAAGATCAGGTATACCGGATTGGTGAAATGTTCCACATCCTTCTTTTGCAAAATTTGAGGTCTTCTCAAATCCATGTGTAGGCCGGTTAATATGGCTTTTTGAAATTCAAACATGTAGGTATCCTCTTCCGGAACAAAGTGCTTAACAAAGGCTCGAAGATCTTTGTCCTTTTTCGAGAATTGATACTTCATAAGCGGAATGGAAAGTTTGGTCATGGATGGCCAGAAATTACCATTGGCCAAGCCGCTCGGCACGATAAATACGCACTTTTCCACTTTAGATGGGCGATGGGTGATAAGCTTCTGCAGAATATAAGCACCGTAGGAAATGCCTATAAAATGAGCACTTGTAACATCCAATTGGTCCAATACCTCATCCGCCCAGAGGGCAAAAGACTCGTCTTTAATATTGATGGTGGTATCTGCACTTTTGGTGGCTTGACCTATCGTATCAATCGCGTAGAATTGATAGTCTTTTTGAAGGCCTTTAATACACTCCAGCGTTAGGGGGGAACCGGCATGAACTCCGTGAAACAGAACCACTTTCTGTCCTTTAGGGTTTCCTGAGACTATCACCCGAGTTTGCCCGTAAGTGGTGTTGAGGTCCTTTTCCTCCAAGGGAAAATCAAGACTTGCTAATTTTTGATCGTAGAGTTGGAAAATCTTTTCTCTTGCTTGAGGAGATTTATAAATACTTTTCATGCCAGATTATTAGTAAATGGCAAATTTAGGCCAAATGGACTAATTTAGCAAAATGAAGACGAAAGCCCTCATAAAAGATCAAAGCAGATTACTGTTCAACCGGCACGGCGTGATGAACATAACCTTACGGGATGTAGCGAAAGAGAATAAGAAGAGTTACGGAAATGTTACCTATCACTATCCAACCAAAGAGGATGTGATTATGGAATTACACCAGGACATGAATGCCGAGTTAACCGCTCTTCAAAAGCCTACTTCCCAGGAGGATCTGTTGGTTTATTTCCTGACTCTGCCATCCATAAGTTATGCGATAACCTTGAAGTATTTATTTTTCAGTATCGACTTTATTGAGATCAAAAGAAATTTCCAGAAGGTATATGCAGAGGCTATGAAAGCCGCTGAAACCAGGAAAGAAAGCTGGCTGCAATTACTGAATAAGCTAAATGAACAAGGTCATTTTAAAGAAGAAATGAGCGATGAAGATCTCCATTACATCATGTACCTAAGCGGAAGTGCCCGTACAGCTTATTTCCAAATGTACCCTTCGGATGTTTACAATGAAAAGGCTTATTGTCAGATGGTTAATAGGCTATTGAAGCCTTATTTGAGTGATGGTGGCATGAAGGTCTATGATGGGGTTATGGCGACGTTTTAGTTCCTTTAATTGAACCATTTTCAACAACCGATTATTAGAAATGATGGGTTTGTCGTAAATGCAAACTATGGCGATTAGGGATTACGCCAGGTTAGAAGTTGGCGTTTTCTAATTTTTCCATTAGTTCATGGTACTTATTATCCTCTGATTCTCCCTCTTTATTGACATCAAACTGATTCATTAATCCCCAAACAATGTGACCAACGACTAATTTTTTCTGCTCCTCATCTGTGATTTTATTGATTCTTTCAATTACTAAGTCCGGATTGCAATTAAAGCATTCTCCAATTGAGAATGAAGGCATTTCATTTGCAGAACCTTTGTCTGCCCACATTGTCTCAAAGAGCCTGTCAATTATGATAATGTCTTTGGTGGAACAAAAAAAATCAGGAATTACGTGGAGAATTGGATCGTATTTTGTTTCGCTATAATATTCTAATTCTCTCCTGGTCCTTCGGTAAGCGATGCTATCCTTTGCTTTCCAGGCATCTGTGAAGTTATCAGCTAAAGTTCTTTGTTTGTCGAGTACCTGAAATACAATTTCCTTAAGTGTGTCATTGTCCAGGTTTTTAACTTCTTGAATTTTACTCTTGTTGATAAAGCCTTCGATTTGTTTTCCTTTCCAAGCGGTTACTTCTACCCAGTTGGAATTCCTGTCAGGTTTGAAGTAGAAGAACTCCTTATTAAATATTGTATCAAGAATGTCAAAGTCAATTCCCGGTCCACTACGGACATATGTAAATCCGTCCGAGTCACTAATAATAGCGGGACTATTTTGCGCAAACATTTCTATGGAAAAGAGATTCAAAAAGATCAATAGGTATGGTTTGAATTTTGCCATTTTTGATTATCAATTCTTTTGTACAAAGGTATTTTAATCACTTCCCAACCGAACAATAAGACAGAAACCTAAACTTCCCATTCTCCAAAGCTTCAACGCTGCAGAAAAACGTGTCTTTTGAATGAAGATTGAGGATCAAGAACTCATCAACGTAATTGTCATGAACATTTACGCCCCTACTTAACCGGTATTTAGTAGAATCCATCTTATCCATGAATTGGTCAAGACCATCTTTGGTCAGGGTCAGATAGAAGTATCGATTTATAGGTGACCCTTTTCTAAACCCTTCTTTATAGTTCGGATCGTTGTTCCACCAAATTCGATTGTACATGCTGTCAGGCATATCAAGAGGGGCCATTTCTTCTTTTACTTCAGTTACTTGGGTATCCGGAATTTGAATTATTTCTTCTTCTTCGAGTTCGAGGAAGGTCATATCTCCGTCTTGGTATAAAGTATTCTCAGTAGGAAATTCTGTTTGATAATAATCCAAGGTATCTTTTGTCTTCTTACCCAACAAAACAACATCCACGCCGGGCATCCAACGATAGCCATCACTCACCAAATCATATCCGGTAATGGAGTGATCAATTTCAAATGGATGCCGCTCGATCTTCTTTAAACCGGTAGAACAACCCATCAAAGTGAATAGAAGGATTAGTAGGGTAGGGTACTGGATCAATTTTAGGAGTTCTATCTTTCTCATTATTGCCTTTGACCGGTGGTTTCAAATGTGCTGAATTTGCCAATCCTAATCCCAATCAATGCCTAATCACCACCTTCTGAGTTATAGTCTCCGTACCCTGTTGAATTCTTAGAATATAAAGCCCATTCTCCAGGGAAGAAACATCCAATGAGGGATGGTCTGAATTTAGCTGAGATTCCATGGTTTTCTTTCCGGTTAAATTGAACAAGGTTGCCTGCCATGGCTCATGGTTCAACCCGCTCAGGTAAAGGCGATCGCTGGCTGGTTTTGGATATGATTTTATGGAAGGACGGGTGGTTTCAACTAGAGAAGTGGTCGTGGAAGGAGCGGTAAGTATGATAAATTTTTTCGCGGGAACACCATGAACGGAACTCGACCGGGTTTCCACCTGACCAGTGTGTACGTCTATAAGGCAGAGGTCTTTAGAATTACTGACGATAAGCTTTTTGGCTTGGCTGTCGTACACATCAGAATAAGCATCGAAAATTTGACTTCCGAAAGCCGTTTGATTAAGGCTATGTTTTTCGGTAAATGAATTGGAGACATAATCGTATTTGGCGAAGGAGTTTTGTCCGTTTGAATCCAGAAAAACAGCATAAAAGATGTCATCATATTCATCGTAATGGAACGAAATATGAGCGTTGATCTGCTGTGCTTCCATAGGTAGCGGTTTGGCAGTGGCTATTCCACTGTTCGCATCGATGTTTAAAATGCCTGCATCTCCGTAAACCAGGAAGCTGTTGTTTCGAGTGTCAAACGTCGCTGTATAGGCACTATAAATGAACGGAGGGAAAACAAATACCCCATTGACTTCGGAAATACGGGTGGCGTTTATCAAAGTACTTGTCTTTATATCGTATTCAGCCACCCATCCTTCAGATTTATCATTCTGATACAGGGTATAAATACGATCTTCAGCCTCATCATACTTCATACAAAGAGTGTTGAGGCTTCCCAAGGGTGGATAAGGCCAGTTCCTGGAACTTACCTTTCCTGTTTTTACGTCAATATGAACGAGCCCAGTATCGGTTTTGGTTACCAGAATACCCGATTTCCAATTCAATACCAAAAAATCGGCAGTAATGACAGCTGGTCGGGGAGTCAAAATTCGATCTTGACGTATGGAATTTTCTACATAATGCCATTCAGCAATAGAATAAGAATAGTCTGCTCCGAAGTCTGTTGTGTCATAAAGGATGTAGCTCCGTTGAGCTTGAGCGTGTGAGTAAGTGAATAGTAAAATGAATAGGAGGCAGTAAACGGTTCGCATAGTGGTCATTGATTTGTTGGGTAAATGATTGTTTTTCAGACTTGTTTCGTGCAATATATATGCCAGAAGCTGAGGGCTTAATTGAGGACCATCAAATCAGGTGTTGGGCCTCTTAGTTTTGAATGGTTTCCGAATGAAGGATATTGCATGGAGCGTATTTGTACCGAGCTTTTTGCGTGCGAGGTCTTTTTTGTGGCTGTAATGGATTCAGGTTAGTTGGAATGGTTGATTTCGTAAGAAAAAGATTTACCCAAAGGGAGGTGGCAGACTCCTAAGTTGTTCTTGGCAATTTGAATTACCAATTTTCTTTTACACCCCTTACTCGGTCTACAAAAGTCGAAGCGTCAATTTCATGGGTTCCAAATCTTTCTCGGAATCGTTCGGCTATCCTATTTACCCAGCTTGAATGCTCGTCTAATCCTTCAGCCTTAGCTACGTCTATAGCAAAGTTATTGTCGTTGTAATAGTCCATTTTCGAAATTTGCTCGAAACTATCCGGAGGAATACAGAATCCCCATTTGACACAAAGGTCAACCAGGAGATAAATCAATTCTCGCTCCATGGCGGGTGTATCTTTGGGTACTTTGAATCCCATTCTGTCTAATGGTGCCTAATGTTTCGTACAAAGAAAGCAGGAATCGTAGGAGCTTTATTGCTTGTATACCTTGTTCGCAGTGGTTTTGGTTAAGAGGTAGTACATTCCCGATTGTAACTCAGAAATGTCAATATCTGCTATGCCTTGGTCCTTGCCTCTGGTGATAGTAATCCCTTTTGTGATCTTTTCTCCCAGGCTATTAAAAAGGATGATTTGCTCCAATTCCAAATGATCAGCTTTCACGGTGAATTTCTCTTGGGTCGGATTGGGGTAGATATCAACTGATGAATTCTGAAGCTTTTCCAGGTTAACGCTTCTGACCATGGAGTATTTATACTGTCCATCAAAATCAGTTTGCTTGAGTCGATAATAGGAAAGACCGTCATATGGGTTATTATCAACGGACGCATAATTCAATAATGTGGAAGAATTTCCAGCTCCATCAGCCTTGGAAACTTCAAACCATTTTACTGCGTCTTTTGACCGTTCTACGGTGAAATAATGGTTGTTGATTTCGGTAGCAGTTTGCCAGCTAAGTTCAACGACAGAGTTAGGTCCACCTTTAGCATGAAATACGATTAGTTCTACGGGTAGGGGAGTCTGAGCTGAATTGATCGAGCCAATGGTAAAATGATCGTTATTGTCAATATCTACTCCGGTCCATTCGTAAACGTTACTGCCCAATGAAGTAGGCGGGCCAAGAATGGTCGCTCCGGAACTATAGGTTCCATCAGCATCGATAAGAAGTCTTAGATCGCTGGTGGTAATGGAGCCGGGAACCCCAGATAAATCAAACCTAACGGTGGTTGTTCCGACCTCTCCGGTTTCACTCGCCGACCAATCACGAGCAAGTCTGGCCTGAATGGTAGCGGGTAGGTCTGTTACTCCTGTTGCACTCAAAGCTTCATTGTTATGCCCCCAAATTAAAAACTCGCTGTTGTCTAAATCGTTCGCTGCCAACATTCTAACAATACCAGAACCTTGAGCCTCAGTATGATTCGATCCATCTGAGGCTTGTCCAATCCCAGCCACTTCGTAATCGTAGTCACCATTATCATCCTCATCGTAAACATCATTGGATGTCAAGGCTATGTTGTATTTGGCAGAAAGGTAATTGTGCACAATGATGGATTGAGCATCGTTGAGCGAAAAGTTATATTGGATTAATTCGGCATAGTCTCCGCCAAATTCTCTTCCATCCCCAGAATTGAGCACAGCAAGGGTAAGGTTTGCCGATGAGTTAAGAACGGTAGTAGATGATTCAGTGGATGTTTTAACCAATGTGCCCGCACTTGATATGGTTGACCTGGAAGCGGCGGCCAAAGAACCATCATAATTGAAATTTAGTAGATAATTGGTTGAGTTAGAAAATGTAGTTGGACTCGTATTGAATCTATTATTACCCGTGTTAATATCAAGGGTCAAGGTATTGCTTCCGAAAAAGAACCAGGTATAGGCATAGTCTGAACTACCATAACTAATGCGCTTGCCTAATATGGGACGGGGTGTTCCGTCCAAATTTGAGGGCCTCACTACGGCAAAATAGGTGAGCCCGGAAGAATTATCCAATAGGGCATCATCCAGAATGGTCATCGTATCCACAACCCCGTCAAATCGAACTGCGGGCATACTATTCATAGAGCTACTTGCCACATAAAGTGGTCGCCCAGTTCCTCCGGAATTACCATCGTTAGAGTTACCTGAAGAATCATCCCAGGTATCGATAGGATCGGTATCGGATAGATTTAGACTATTTGCCTTTAACCACAAACCATTGGAGGTGGAGTTGCCAACTCCCCCTGGTCCAGTTTGAGACATCGCAGTCCCAACACCAGCCATGGCCAGAATAATTAAGAGTAGAATTCTCATTTTGTCAATCCCCATCAACGATTTTGCAAACAGCTGTGAGGAATTGAAGTTTATAGTTTGCGATCAGGTACATAAGTGGCTTTTGAAAGCGTAATTATTCCCTACGCGTAATAGGGAAACTTGTTTCAATTCTGAGCATTGATTAAGCCATCAGCTTGTGTAGTCGTATTCTTGATGGCTATTGCACTTAATCTAAGCAGAGTCTCTCAGGTTACAATCAATTACCTTTAGCGGTAATTAGGGGAGAGTGTATGCTCCCATTTGATCATTCATTTACACGCAATTATGGAAATCCTAAGTAGAATTCTGGTCGGGCTCATTGCACTGATCCATTGCTACATCCTATTCTTTGAAATGTTTGCCTGGGAGACAAGGGGGCGAAAGGTGTTTAGGAAATTTCCGGAAACCCTCTTTGGTCAGACTAAGGAACTGGCGGCCAATATGGGATTGTACAATGGTTTTTTAGCGGCCGGACTCATTTGGACCTTTTTCATTGAAAATGCGGAGTGGCAAATCAACGTCTCTTTGTTTTTTCTGAGCTGTGTGTTCGTGGCTGGTGTGTATGGAGCAATTACCGCAGAGAAAAAGATATTTTATGTACAAGCCCTTCCAGCACTCATCGCACTATCTCTTATCTCCATGACCTTTATTTAAGGGTTGCTAAACGACCTTCAAAACACATTAATTACCCATTACTGGCAAATAAAAAAAGGCCAACATCAAATGATGCCGGCCTTTTAGTATAAAACCCGATCCTGCGCAACAATAGGATGGGGAGGCAGTTATGGACCGTCCTTTTAATCTAATCTATACGTACCACCTTAAGGGTTTGCAACAAATGACCGGACTCTGAAATTCGAACGAGATTTACTCCTTTAGCAAGCGCTCCCACTGGAAGTTCCAGTGCCTCTGATGGTTCCCAGGTTGTTTTGTAGACCAGGCGTGAGCTGCTGTCAAATATGCGTACCTCTGAAGACTGCTCGGATACTTTACCGGTTGTTATTTTCCAAGATGATTGTCCTGCCTGTATAAGAGAAGGGGTAGCGGTATATAGGTTCTCGTCATTCCGCGTTTCTGCTTCCACCACGGCTACTGCGCCGCGTGAACCATCACCATGAGCATCTAAACAAGGGTACTCATTCATCCATACCGGCCACATGTAATCCTCTTGCAATGAATCTCTTAAATCCAATACCGGATCTAATCTCTCGGTAAACCAAGTTGGAGTAAAATCAATAAACTGGGTGTGATCAATAGTCATGTCGCAGGTGCGACCGGCAGGATCGGTTTTGATTACATGAACATTTTCAAAGGCTCCGTTGGGGTAGTAGTTCCAGATGCTTCCAACTTGGTAGTTCCATCCCCAGCGATCGGTTATGTGGAAACCGCTGTGCCCTTGATTCTGATTGATGGAAAACTTGTGAAACCAGGATTCATCCAGAGTATTTCGCTCGATTTTCATCAGCATTTGACTGGGGTAGGGAGGTCCGGTGTAAATACATTCTCCGGTCCAGCCATTGAGAATGTAGTCCCCATCAGGGGCCAGGGTAATATTATTGGGGTAGTTTTCGCAGGAGTGCCAATAGTACCGGGCACGCATTCCAGAAAACAACTCATCGAACTTGAGGATAGCAAGGCCAGATACTTGATCCGGATCGGGGTTGAGTACGGTGTTTTTTTCCTGATAAGCCAACACCAGGCTGTCTCCGTCCCATAGAATACTTCCGTGGTCGGGATTAGGATTGGCTACTGTAATCCATTGCATGTCAGACAGTAGATTTCCATTTTCATCAATCAGAAAGGTCCACATGTAGTATTCATGATAGGGAAACTGAATGTCTTTGTTTCCTGCTACAGCAATCACCCGCTGGTGGTGGGTAGGAGACTCGAAAGAAGTGAGCGACCAGGCATTGTCCTGAATTTGAGCGTTGGAACCGTAGGCAGCCCGGTTGGCGTCTGTGTAATAGTTCTTCCACAGCAGGGTGCCGTTTTCATCCATTTTGAGCACACAAATGTTTTTGTCGTAGCGATAGGTCGTATCGGGAGAGCCCGAGCTAAAACTGATGTAATAGTTTTCCTGTTGGCCATGAGGGGCGTAAGGATCATACACCCGGATGGCGTCCAAATTGTCGAAACTCCAACCACCCATAAACATGGCACTGGGGTGCAAAAAGCGGGTGGCCCATTGCTGAGATAGGTTGTTATCGTATTTGGTGATTTCCAAATGATCGTAGTATTGAGAGATGTGCAGGAAGCCATTGTCGTGGGTTTCCAGAAGTTTTTCCACCGAATTGGTAGTGTCCTTTTGGATGGATTGCAAAACCACTCCGTTACTATCCGTCTTCACAATCAAGACGTTGGTGATGTAATTGGCCTGCCTGCGAATAGTATCAGGACCCATGGCAATAAATACGAGTTCTTTTTCCGTGGAGTCGGTCAATTGAATGATGTTGCCACCCTGCATGGAATATCCGGGGCGTTCATAAACCGTGTTGAAGGGCGTTGTTTGAGCGATGGCGAGGGTGCTTACCCATACTCCAAGCCAAAGTATTAGTAGGTGTTTTTTCATCTCAATTCGTTTTAAATTTTTAATAATCAGTGTGTTGAATTTGACGCATCTCAACGAATTTAGAGTGGTGAAACGCTTCCTTTTTAGGCCAATGAGTAACTGTGGAATTTTGCCTGTAAGTGTGGAAAATGTGGGGTAAGTGCAATCTTTAGAAACAACAATCTTTAGCATTCCCAGTTCTAAACAATCAAGAACCTTTCGCTACCTTAGCCACCGGCATTAAGACGTGGGAGTTCCGATGACAATCGAATGAAAATTGACCCTTTAGCCTGATCATTGAAAATTGAACAAATGGTTTTAAACCAAGAAAGCATAAGACAGTTTACCAACCTCGAGCTTTTTGCCCGGGAAGTGGTAGAGGGATTTTTAACGGGTCTGCACAAATCGCCATACCACGGGTTTTCGGTCGAGTTTGCAGAACACCGCCAATACAACAGCGGTGAGTCCATTCGCCACGTAGATTGGAAGCTGTACGGAAGGACGGAAAAGCTATTTGTCAAAAAATACGAGGAAGAAACCAATTTGCGCTGCCAGTTGGTGATCGATACGTCGTCTTCGATGTATTTTCCTTTTCACAACGATCAGGCGGAGCCAGGTAAACGGAATAAGCTGGATTTTGCCATTCATGCCGCGGCCGC is a window encoding:
- a CDS encoding alpha/beta hydrolase, encoding MKSIYKSPQAREKIFQLYDQKLASLDFPLEEKDLNTTYGQTRVIVSGNPKGQKVVLFHGVHAGSPLTLECIKGLQKDYQFYAIDTIGQATKSADTTINIKDESFALWADEVLDQLDVTSAHFIGISYGAYILQKLITHRPSKVEKCVFIVPSGLANGNFWPSMTKLSIPLMKYQFSKKDKDLRAFVKHFVPEEDTYMFEFQKAILTGLHMDLRRPQILQKKDVEHFTNPVYLILADDDVFFPDDKVLKQAKVVFQNLKDVHLLKDCKHMPNGTHLFEMEQKIKQWIG
- a CDS encoding TetR/AcrR family transcriptional regulator, whose product is MKTKALIKDQSRLLFNRHGVMNITLRDVAKENKKSYGNVTYHYPTKEDVIMELHQDMNAELTALQKPTSQEDLLVYFLTLPSISYAITLKYLFFSIDFIEIKRNFQKVYAEAMKAAETRKESWLQLLNKLNEQGHFKEEMSDEDLHYIMYLSGSARTAYFQMYPSDVYNEKAYCQMVNRLLKPYLSDGGMKVYDGVMATF
- a CDS encoding T9SS type A sorting domain-containing protein is translated as MRTVYCLLFILLFTYSHAQAQRSYILYDTTDFGADYSYSIAEWHYVENSIRQDRILTPRPAVITADFLVLNWKSGILVTKTDTGLVHIDVKTGKVSSRNWPYPPLGSLNTLCMKYDEAEDRIYTLYQNDKSEGWVAEYDIKTSTLINATRISEVNGVFVFPPFIYSAYTATFDTRNNSFLVYGDAGILNIDANSGIATAKPLPMEAQQINAHISFHYDEYDDIFYAVFLDSNGQNSFAKYDYVSNSFTEKHSLNQTAFGSQIFDAYSDVYDSQAKKLIVSNSKDLCLIDVHTGQVETRSSSVHGVPAKKFIILTAPSTTTSLVETTRPSIKSYPKPASDRLYLSGLNHEPWQATLFNLTGKKTMESQLNSDHPSLDVSSLENGLYILRIQQGTETITQKVVIRH
- a CDS encoding T9SS type A sorting domain-containing protein, with translation MGIDKMRILLLIILAMAGVGTAMSQTGPGGVGNSTSNGLWLKANSLNLSDTDPIDTWDDSSGNSNDGNSGGTGRPLYVASSSMNSMPAVRFDGVVDTMTILDDALLDNSSGLTYFAVVRPSNLDGTPRPILGKRISYGSSDYAYTWFFFGSNTLTLDINTGNNRFNTSPTTFSNSTNYLLNFNYDGSLAAASRSTISSAGTLVKTSTESSTTVLNSSANLTLAVLNSGDGREFGGDYAELIQYNFSLNDAQSIIVHNYLSAKYNIALTSNDVYDEDDNGDYDYEVAGIGQASDGSNHTEAQGSGIVRMLAANDLDNSEFLIWGHNNEALSATGVTDLPATIQARLARDWSASETGEVGTTTVRFDLSGVPGSITTSDLRLLIDADGTYSSGATILGPPTSLGSNVYEWTGVDIDNNDHFTIGSINSAQTPLPVELIVFHAKGGPNSVVELSWQTATEINNHYFTVERSKDAVKWFEVSKADGAGNSSTLLNYASVDNNPYDGLSYYRLKQTDFDGQYKYSMVRSVNLEKLQNSSVDIYPNPTQEKFTVKADHLELEQIILFNSLGEKITKGITITRGKDQGIADIDISELQSGMYYLLTKTTANKVYKQ
- a CDS encoding DUF1304 domain-containing protein; translation: MEILSRILVGLIALIHCYILFFEMFAWETRGRKVFRKFPETLFGQTKELAANMGLYNGFLAAGLIWTFFIENAEWQINVSLFFLSCVFVAGVYGAITAEKKIFYVQALPALIALSLISMTFI